The window ACCGGACGGGCTGTATAGGATCACAACTGGCCCGTGCTTCTAAGCTTTTCCAGTTGTCATCAACCCCATGCCTCGCTATATAAGATTCATCTCCAGGCTGAGGGCAAGATGCACTGAGTTAAACAGAAAACTCTACGACAGAGAACACTGAGAGATGGACAGGCTGTGGGCAGTGACCATTGTGCTTGTGCTTGCTCTGGCACTTGCTCCTGCAAGAGCCAGGAATGCGCCTGGCCACCGTGTTACCACGGCTGGTACCACCACCACCACAGTGCTGACCAGTGGTGGAGCTACTGCTGGTGCTGTTGGTGCAGGCCTTGGAGACAAGAAGAACATACCCTTCTTAGGAATCGGTGGCATGCCTGGCGGCTTGCCGAGCTTCGGAAACATGGGTAGTTTTGGAGGCTCATCGGGACTAGGCGGGCTTGGAGGAGGCTTCGGTGGGCTCGGTGGTCTTGGTGGTGGCTCTGGTGGTGGCTTCGGCGGTGGTGGCGGAGGCATCCTCCCATGAGTTGAGGCAATGCATCAGTTACCTGAAGTCATGGCTATGGTTATGGCCTTCTGGTCTGGTAGCAGGAGCAACTTGTGAGACTTTGCTTGGTTTTACTTGAAATTCTAGTGTCGTTCAAGTGTGATGTTTTCAAAGCTTTAGTTATAATGATGTGTGCTTTAATCTGAGGCGAGTGAAATATCTACTGTAACACCTCAGTTTAGTATCTGTATGCTAATAAAAAATCTTTACAATGAATTAGGCACCTCATCTAAGTGGATCGATCATAATATACACCATGCAAAA is drawn from Zingiber officinale cultivar Zhangliang chromosome 1B, Zo_v1.1, whole genome shotgun sequence and contains these coding sequences:
- the LOC122039666 gene encoding glycine-rich protein 23-like; this translates as MDRLWAVTIVLVLALALAPARARNAPGHRVTTAGTTTTTVLTSGGATAGAVGAGLGDKKNIPFLGIGGMPGGLPSFGNMGSFGGSSGLGGLGGGFGGLGGLGGGSGGGFGGGGGGILP